A region from the Vicia villosa cultivar HV-30 ecotype Madison, WI linkage group LG3, Vvil1.0, whole genome shotgun sequence genome encodes:
- the LOC131658107 gene encoding CAX-interacting protein 4-like, which produces MVKGRKRGDIPTFDSSSSESYHLQEERGRKKERRKRRKRRDVVSSDSSSSESYDLQEERRRKKERRKRRKRRDVVTSDSSSSESYDLQEERRRKKGRRKRRKRRDVVTSDSSSSESYDLQEERRRKERRKRRRIERGNEDEGERRRRRKREKRE; this is translated from the coding sequence atggtGAAGGGAAGGAAGAGAGGAGACATTCCTACTTTTGACTCTTCAAGTTCAGAGAGTTATCATTTACAAGAAGAGAGGGGGAGGAAGAAGGAGAGAAGAAAGAGGAGGAAGAGAAGAGATGTTGTTTCTTCTGACTCTTCAAGTTCAGAGAGTTATGATTTACAAGAAGAGAGGAGAAGGAAGAAGGAGAGAAGAAAGAGGAGGAAGAGAAGAGATGTTGTTACTTCTGACTCTTCAAGTTCAGAGAGTTATGATTTACAAGAAGAGAGGAGGAGGAAGAAGGGGAGAAGAAAGAGGAGGAAGAGAAGAGATGTTGTTACTTCTGACTCTTCAAGTTCAGAGAGTTATGATTTACAAGAAGAAAGGAGGAGGAAGGAGAGAAGAAAGAGGAGGAGGATAGAGAGAGGGAATGAGGATGAAGgggaaagaagaagaaggaggaaaAGAGAGAAAAGGGAATAA